DNA sequence from the Vicia villosa cultivar HV-30 ecotype Madison, WI linkage group LG3, Vvil1.0, whole genome shotgun sequence genome:
AAACTTGTAAGAATTTAACACCAGATGTGCAATTGTCGTTTGTCGTCTGATCAGCTCAGTTGTGTCTTGACTAGAGGCTTGTGGTTTGGTGTTAAATATATGTTAAATGTAGTCATTAACTAAGATGTTGTATTAATTGCTTAGTGCACATTTTTGCACTAACTCAATCGATTGATTGAAACAAGAAATTGCGTAGAACATTTATGAATTGGCACGATTTCAAGACATTTTAAGAAATATATTTCTTgagaaaaataagtttaaaaaattgttttagtgGGTGTGAGAGATTAATGTTGAGtaataaaaaataagtatttGCTTTAATGTATCTATAGGGATTGGTGCGATATCAATGTCGTTCAATAGTTACTATAATTTTAAGTGGAAGTTTGCAAAATGTTTGGTTTTGTAAGTTACAGAATGTAAAATAGATGAATTATAAAGAAAGTTTCAGAGAGATAAAACTTGCTAGGATTAGATTTTATCCATCGATAGAATGTGTAGTTTACTAATGAGTTATATAAAACCTAGATATTTATCAATATCATCACATATCGCTCACAAATAGAGTTTATGTCTAAACTTATGATGAGGTTTCTACCTTATTGCttaatcgacgatttctcagcCTGTTAAGCAATAGGACAATATTAAGAATCGATACTTTTTGTGAATGTTAAATCTAAATCTATGTCTAACATTTAGAATCTAACAGATGATTATCTTAGGTCAAGATTCAAACCGTATTTCTTAATATCAATTCCAATCTATAAAGTTAAACTGTGAAACAAAGCTAACATCGATAATAATGCATTAATAAATCATATATATAATGCCATTAGGGGTGAAAATATGCTAGCCTGGGCTAGGCTTTGGagggcctgagtctggcctacgataaacttagaaGGCCTAAGCCTGGCATATGGCCTATCATAGGGTCAATTTTTAGTCTGGCttgacctttttaaaagtctggcctggTCTAAAAACCTATTTAAaagcctgtatctcattaaagtttttaattaattcattttacataaaaagccttataggtcggtgtgtgtgtgtgtatatatatatatatatatatatatatatatatatatatatgtatgtatatatgtatatatatatagatatatgtatatatgtatatatgtatatatgtatatatatatatatatatatatatatatatatatgtatatatgtatatatgtatatatatatgtatgtatgtatatatatatatatatatatgtatatatatgtatgtatgtatatatatatatatatatatgtatgtatgtatatatatatatatatatatgtatatatatgtatgtatatatatatatatatatatatatatatatatatatatatatatatatatatatatatatatatatatataagtcgaCCTATTTATCatttgttctaatatatatgcatatatgagCTAGCCTATTTAgcctttttctaatatatatgcatacatgagTCAACCtatttaacatatctctaatatatatgaaaatataggccgacctataaggcttcataggcgttttaatagcctaagtctgacctatttaataaaataggcttttaaaaagccTAAGCATGgtctctttattaaataggcctgacCTGACCTTAACTAGGCTAGACTATAGgtccctgtaggccggcctgaccTATTCCCATCCCTAAATGCCATGATCACTAAACATACATACTCTAATGGTGAACTACATCCGTTCCCAACAAGAAAGGGATTTAGCTATTCATGATAGCTTGATACTAGCAGGAAGAATGAAGATGAATGTGCATCAATTGTGATTTATCGATGATTGATGTGTATCGAGCTTATGATCTCCACAGATCACAAATGAAGTGAAAATTTATGTTTCTATGTTGTTTGCTATACTTTTCTATCTCCCAAAAATAATATATCCCTAAAAATTTGAAGTGAAAAGCTATTTATACAAGTGTAAAAAATTGACTTGCGCTTAGCCCGACTCTGTGGAGATGAGTGTAGCTCTTAGAAAAAGAACAGAAATTGCCCCAGATGGCGCTCAACACAAGAATATGGCGCTCAGCGCGCTCGTGCTGCTAACACGTGCTCAACACAAACCTCTAAGGATTTTCTGTTTCAGCTGGTGCATCTACCTCGCTCAGCCTAGTCTTGCAGGCctactttgtttcaaaaatgcatGGTGAAGCCGTTTCTTTGTCTTTTGATGATCAAAACTCCTCTAATGCAAACATACCTACAAAATGAGTTGGAAACGAGTGAACTACATCATATTTACACGATAATCTACTTAAGCTAGTATTTACATAAAAGTTGAGGTTTTGACTTATGAATCCGATTAATCGAGCTAATAAGTGCCACTTTTTCATGCAAATATTCACCACAATTTGGACCTTATCAATGATTAGCCGTATAACTTTACGAGAAAGCCCTTATTGTTTTACAATATTATTCACTCAGATGTGTTTGAGCGAGTTTTCACACTTCAAAACTTGTTAGATACTTCAATCTGTTAGACACTAACTTGAACTTTACTCGGAGATGAGACTTAAGTTATATTCCATTTAGATGATATCATCAAAGGTTTAAACTTATTAAAGCTTATTGATCTGGTTGCATCTTTAACCGTTTTATGCTTAACTTTAATTGTTATCATATTTTACAATAGTATTAATATCATACACGAGGGTGTAATCAAATATTTGTGTGTATACAGTATAAACCGGCTGTTTGATGTCAAGGACATCTTATTTGATAGTTTGCTAACACAATTTTGAACTGTCTAAAAACTTCTTAAAATAAGTGATGTAACACATAACTCAATCAAATAATTGTTTTGGtcacgacatatatatatatatatatatatatatatatatatatatatatatatatatatatatatatatatatatatatatatattaaaattatttgattacTAAATCACCAAAGTGTTTCCCtctttaacctaaatcatttccCAAATTAAAGCACAAAAGCCCACAATTAAAACCAAATGCTGATTTTGGACTTTGGAGAAATCCACACATAATTCAACTTATAAATCAAACTAGAATTCTTTTGCCATTCAAGAATAATGAGATCTTAAAtcattaccaaaaaaaaaaaaaaacgtccCACTATATTACTTTTCTTTTGTATAGTCATAACTTTTGATAAAACTAATATGAATACATACTTGATCAATGATTCAATTTTATTACATGAAGTATGCAAAATACTAAATTCTAATTCATAACTGATGCATATAAAAGCTGATTCCATGTATCTAGTACACCTGCTACACACCAATGAACACAATCCAAGACATTGTGGACATTATGCATACCGGTATGTCCATCTTTTCTCAATTCTGAGAGAGCTGTAATGTCTAGAAGATGAACAGGCTTTTTAATATTTTGCAACACACTTTGAAGTACATTTGATGCTGGTGGCTTACTAACTGAGGATGATGATCCTTTTATTGGTGTTGTCTGATTTCCACAATTTGTCCCTGGTTCTTTCCATGTTGCCCCACTATTTTTGTATacataaaatacaaataattagAGAGATATTAAAACCTATACAATGGAAAAACCGAATCGAATCATAGTAAAGGTTATGCGAACTGAATCAAACCGTTTCAATTTATTCCGAGCTGCAACGAACtaaaatgattggtttgtattaagagtctcatatcggATCATATATGACctgaacatgtgtttataagtaGGGGCAATCGTCACCCTACTAGTCGGTTTTGTAggaatgagttaggcccaaccacaattcttaacatggtatcagagtctcGTTTAGAATCCAGTAGGCCACCTATTATAGTTTCCGCTATCAGACCACCTATCATTTATTTCCACGTTTCAGTTGTCTCAcctgtctagtcctgggcgtacACATTTCTTAACAGTTtggtatattattttaatttatttatcatttagtTTGATTCTACTATAATATGATTTAGTTCACTAACAAAAATTTAATAGTTCAATTATTTTAACTTCAATTTGATTCAACTTGACTGTTTGATTAATTTGACAGTTCGATTTGATTCAACAGTTTTTTGACATACCTATTTCTCATGTCTCACTTGAAAATGATTAGATTTAAACAATgaaaaataattaagtaaaaaCTCACTCAAAATGAGTAGGAGGAATTCCTTGATAAAGAACTTTGGTTTTGGTTGTATCAACATCTGAATCAACCCACTTAGCCCAAGTTGTTAAAGCAGTTTTAAAAGCTTCCATTCTATCCATATCTTTTACTACTTTGTCACCTATTTGAATATAATCCCATCTGCAAAAGAAGTCAAAATCATCACATTATTTGACATTTTTAAGTATATAAGAGAAATTAAAACAATCATTTATTGTTCACAAATTTTAACTCAACTATCAAAAGTCGATATTGTTAGGTTAATTAAACGCTGTCAGTAAAATTCGAACTCTGATACTCAGAATTGTGTGTAtgagtttttaataattattctcACTTTGTTtacatttcaaaacaaaaaatcatTTATTATCTGCAAATCTTAGGTCAACTAACAGAAATCATATTGAATGAATATCATTACCAAAATTCGATCTGATACTTATAGTTGTGTAAGTGAATTTGTACCGATTATTATCACATTTCTTACCCTTTATCGGTATCAGTGCGGTCCCACCAAAGCCAAGTATTAAAAACCAAAACATCCATTTGTTTCCATATGTCTCCACCAACTTTGATGGAATCAAGTTTCAATATTCTACCATTTTTTTCCTCTACAATGTCAACCAAATATGTATTACGGTAAATACTCATTGTAACACCATAGTCCtgcaaaaaaaatattgaaataataataataataataataataataataataataataataataataataataataataataataataataataaatacatattttgaaTGATGATTTATGATGAAAAAATGTTACTAACCACGaatgtgtggctattgattggtTTACCACCCTTTTGTGTTACATTAAGGTTAGGTATAGAAGAATGAAGCATACATAACAATGATTGCCATTGGTTGCGACTTATTGAATCTCCTATAAACATGATTTGTTTTCCCTTGAATTTTGTCAAGAAACTTTTTCCATCAAATCTACAAACACCatcaaatcaataaaaaaaaaaaacatatagttTAATAAATATTGTCCGCAGATCCTAACTTAACATACAGAAATAAACATTGCTAGGTTGGATGCATTGCCAGGACTCCAACCCTAAACTTAAAACTCACGATTGTGTGTGTGAGTTTTTAGTCGTTATTATCACTTCGTCTACAGATATTCGTTTActgataaaaaaaagtttaattaatTTGTACCTTGGTATGTTACAATTATTGTTTGGTTGCCATCTGTATTTGAGATACTCTTTATCAGTTCTACCATATTTCAAGCAATCAAGTTCCACACGAACTTTAGGACATTTTGAAGAATCATAAAGAGGGTATGATTCATCATAAACCCAACTTCCTTCATATAAATTGCAACCTCCTCCATTAGTTTCTTCCAAACAAAGACAAATGACCAAAATGGTCATTGCAATCCAACCATAACCCTTCATCTTTATATTTTGATAATTGTGTGAGTGTTTCATTTGTGGTTGAAGAGATATATATTTTGTTATAGCTGGTAAGAAAAgttataatattaatttaggtATAAAAGTTAAACAATCCAATTATTTAATGTGCTTACCATTTTCGTTCATAATTAGCTTCATTGCTCTCTCTTTCtaaaattcttttttatttttagtttgttttatggATTAATCCCTCCTTAACTTCCCTGTtaccaaataaaaaaaatcatattagatAAATGATCatactaaatataaataatattttttaaataaattaattattttaatttttaatgcattaaatacaattatttttaaaaaaacatatattttatttctaaaaaaaaaatcaattattttaatttttatatattacatTGAATATAAGTATTTAATAAACAAAACATATCTTTTTAAATGGTTAGTATCTCCCATAAATAAATTATGATGGTAAAGGGAGATTTTTTCAATTgagattttaaaaaattttaatatatgttttatgCTAATTTTTTTTGATGTATTCAATAACTTTTATAATGctcaaataaaaatatgtttaaaatctTTGAAATCTCAATTCAATAAATCTTCCTTTTCTTCCtttttatactttttatttttatttaatattattttattttttattgttgggTTAGCTACAGTCTCCATTAGTGTAATTTTTAGTGTAATTTTTCTTATAGTATAGTATTGATTTTTTTGTTATAACtaaatattactttttttattagGTGTTTTTTCTTTAACTTTTTTCATTGATATTTTTGACAACTAGAAAACAATGATTATTCTTTTGAATAATAGTTATGTAatcttttgaaaattattaaattcatagaaaaaaatacaaaatttcgtAAATCAAATTGAAATTTATTACATCTCTACTTTGACATGTCCTAATATGGCGG
Encoded proteins:
- the LOC131659761 gene encoding protein trichome birefringence-like 38 yields the protein MKHSHNYQNIKMKGYGWIAMTILVICLCLEETNGGGCNLYEGSWVYDESYPLYDSSKCPKVRVELDCLKYGRTDKEYLKYRWQPNNNCNIPRFDGKSFLTKFKGKQIMFIGDSISRNQWQSLLCMLHSSIPNLNVTQKGGKPINSHTFVDYGVTMSIYRNTYLVDIVEEKNGRILKLDSIKVGGDIWKQMDVLVFNTWLWWDRTDTDKGWDYIQIGDKVVKDMDRMEAFKTALTTWAKWVDSDVDTTKTKVLYQGIPPTHFDGATWKEPGTNCGNQTTPIKGSSSSVSKPPASNVLQSVLQNIKKPVHLLDITALSELRKDGHTGMHNVHNVLDCVHWCVAGVLDTWNQLLYASVMN